From the genome of Gloeomargarita sp. SKYB120:
GGCAAAATGAACGCTGTTCCCGCCACTAGCCATCCGGCCCAGCCCGCCCGTCGTAGCCCGATCAAAATCGCCATTTCTGTCGAGTTTGGACCAGGAATCAGGTTGACCGCCCCCATCAGGTCTAAAAATTCGTCCGCTGGCAGCCACTGGCGCTGTTCGACCACTTCCTTTTGCATCAGGGCGAGGTGCGCTGCTGGCCCCCCAAAGGAAAATACACTCAACCGGGCAAAGACCTGGGCCAGTTCGACAAGGCGAGCCATTGTACACCTGCGCGCGGGTGAGACCTAGTCCATTATGAACGCCTATCTCCAGAGCGAAGGCAATCTGTTAATGTAAATACGGATGTGAGGAGAGACGGTGATCAGGGCATGAACGGTTGCGACAGCCGCTTACAGCCAGGGAGGTGGTTATCATGTCCGGCTTGGCGTGGCTGACAACCGTACTGTTTGTCCTGGCCGCCCTTTTGGGAATCGTTGAAGCCACTGCCACCTGGTTGGGCTACCGCACTATTACCTATTACCGCCTGCGCCGTCAACCTCGCTGCCGTTATGCCGAATTGCCCCGTTACTCGGTGATTGTAGTGGCCTACTTGCCCAATGAACAGGGCATTATTCTGGATACCCTCACCCATTTACTGACCACCTTGCCCCGCCCCAAAGCCGGTTTGGAAATCATCCTAGCCTACAACCGTCCCCAGCCCTTGCCTATTGAGACGCAACTCCAGGCGCTGGCCCAAGCGTATCCCGAACTGAAATTGCTGCATGTGGAAGGGAGCCGTTCCAAGGCGGAAAATCTCAATGCGGCGGTCTGCTGGGTGACGGGGGAAATGACCTTGATACTCGATGCGGATTTGAAACCGATGCCGGAAAGCGTGCGACGGGCATGGCGCTGGCTGGCGGGGGGACAGTACGACGTGGTGCAGGGGCGCAATATCATCCGCAATGCCCGCCAAAACTTGTTGACGCGGGTGGTGGCAGTGGAGTTCGAGCACTTATACGGGGTGAGTCACCCGGCGCGGTCGCTGCTGGCGGATTTGGGGATTTTTGGTGGGTCGAACGGTTACTGGCGCACAGAGGTGCTGCGGCGCGTGCGGTTCAATCCCAAGATGCTCACCGAAGACATTGACGTGACGGTGAAATTGTTGATCCAGGGCTATCGTATCATCCACGACCGGGACGTGATTGCCACGGAATTGGCGCCGGTGGATGGGGGAGCGCTTTGGTCGCAACGGCGGCGGTGGGCGCAAGGATGGCTTCAGGTGGGCTTGAAGTACGCCTGGCCGATTCTCCGGTCGCCCTACCTGGGGCTGGGTCAGAAAATCTATTTATTCTGCATGTTGGTCTGCGGCATGGCGCTGCATTTCACGATTCTCTATTACCCGCTGGTGTTGATGCAGGAGTTGGCGAATTGGAACTCGCTGCCGGCGCCGGCGGTGCAGTGGCTGGGCTGGATTACCACGTTGTTGCTGGTCAGCGGCCCGTACCAGGTGTTTGTGGCCTATCAGGGACGGAGCGCCCTGTCGCCTTGGAATGGCTGGGATTCGTTGCTGTATTGTCTCGCCCTGCCGGTGTACTCGTTGTTCAAGAATCTGGTGTGTCTGGCGGCGGTCTATCACCAGTTGACGGGACGGCGCGAGTGGGTGGTGACGCGCCGGGGGGCCTGGTCGCCGGGACAATAGGCATCGTTACAATAAAAAAACAGCTCACCAGGACGCAATCATGGCGCGGGATTTGCGGGGATTTTTACAGTTGTTAGAACAGCGGGGGCAACTACGGCGGATCAAG
Proteins encoded in this window:
- a CDS encoding glycosyltransferase family 2 protein; translation: MSGLAWLTTVLFVLAALLGIVEATATWLGYRTITYYRLRRQPRCRYAELPRYSVIVVAYLPNEQGIILDTLTHLLTTLPRPKAGLEIILAYNRPQPLPIETQLQALAQAYPELKLLHVEGSRSKAENLNAAVCWVTGEMTLILDADLKPMPESVRRAWRWLAGGQYDVVQGRNIIRNARQNLLTRVVAVEFEHLYGVSHPARSLLADLGIFGGSNGYWRTEVLRRVRFNPKMLTEDIDVTVKLLIQGYRIIHDRDVIATELAPVDGGALWSQRRRWAQGWLQVGLKYAWPILRSPYLGLGQKIYLFCMLVCGMALHFTILYYPLVLMQELANWNSLPAPAVQWLGWITTLLLVSGPYQVFVAYQGRSALSPWNGWDSLLYCLALPVYSLFKNLVCLAAVYHQLTGRREWVVTRRGAWSPGQ